From one Peredibacter starrii genomic stretch:
- a CDS encoding glutathione peroxidase: protein MSQNVYSFNVKKIDGSQASLNDYKGQVMLVVNVASKCGLTPQYDGLEKLHENYHSKGLAVLGFPANEFLAQEPGTNAEIQEFCRMNYGIKFPMFEKIVVKGDGQHPLYAFLTETKPNATMKPDGTLIERLKSKGLLSGKDNDIKWNFEKFLINRKGEVVDRFSPELDPQDPIIVKAVERELAAL from the coding sequence ATGTCTCAAAACGTCTACTCGTTTAATGTTAAAAAAATTGATGGAAGCCAAGCATCGCTAAATGATTACAAGGGCCAGGTCATGTTGGTTGTGAATGTTGCCTCAAAATGTGGTTTAACTCCACAGTATGATGGTCTTGAAAAGCTTCACGAAAACTACCATTCGAAAGGTCTTGCTGTACTTGGTTTTCCTGCAAACGAATTTCTTGCTCAGGAGCCGGGAACAAATGCAGAGATTCAAGAATTCTGCCGCATGAATTACGGGATCAAGTTCCCAATGTTTGAGAAGATTGTGGTTAAAGGCGATGGCCAACATCCGCTTTATGCTTTCTTAACTGAGACAAAACCTAATGCCACAATGAAACCTGATGGAACTCTGATTGAACGTTTGAAATCAAAAGGTCTTCTTTCTGGTAAAGACAATGACATCAAATGGAACTTTGAAAAATTCCTCATTAACAGAAAAGGTGAAGTGGTAGATCGATTCTCCCCTGAGTTAGATCCACAAGACCCGATCATCGTTAAGGCAGTGGAGAGAGAACTTGCTGCACTTTAA
- a CDS encoding DoxX family protein, whose amino-acid sequence MATMTQHRTRTPLDFTGTRMSLIAVPIGRFLFSLIFIISGINHFSSGSIGYAAGQGIPMADILVPISGVLAFLGGLSVLLGFHARFGALLLIIFLIPVTLLMHNFWSFTDPEMAQMQMVHFMKNICMLGGAVLIYFYGAGPISLDNRRARRIT is encoded by the coding sequence ATGGCTACCATGACTCAACATCGAACGAGAACACCGTTAGATTTTACTGGGACAAGAATGTCTTTAATCGCAGTTCCTATTGGTCGATTTCTTTTTTCACTTATCTTCATCATCTCTGGAATTAACCACTTCAGTAGCGGAAGTATCGGATACGCTGCCGGCCAAGGAATTCCAATGGCAGATATACTAGTTCCAATATCTGGAGTGCTTGCATTCCTCGGAGGACTAAGTGTCTTATTGGGATTTCATGCCCGATTTGGGGCACTCTTATTAATTATCTTCTTAATTCCAGTTACATTGCTTATGCATAACTTCTGGTCTTTCACAGATCCTGAAATGGCACAAATGCAAATGGTTCATTTTATGAAAAACATTTGTATGTTAGGTGGTGCAGTTCTGATTTATTTTTACGGTGCAGGTCCAATAAGTTTGGATAATCGTCGGGCCAGAAGAATTACTTAA